The genome window CTCTCATCTACCTTTTACGAACTAAACctttaactttcactcttctcaAACGAACTCCTTTACACATTTTCATTATGAGatagtctagtttcttctttttcaagctgagatcttttccaatagtcatcataatataattcaaataatttttagacttgcattttttgatacactcaaacaagtagggattagaaaaacaagatgtatttgaaagcAAAGATCTCTTCAAGCCGATTGCACccatgacaacaagggtcaatggatcacacaacaaagattaacacCTAATCAAAGTGTGTCTGCTCTAATatcacttgataggccaaaaatgtaatgaccccttgtgatagattaaccaattaattagccaagttgattaattgaTCAGATTAACATACAACATGCAtggcaacacaaacaaatcaccaactaaagtatgcagtagaaattaaattgacacggtgatttattttcgaatagggaaaacctataTGGAAAAAACCctaccgagtgattttaagatcaccactcccgaaaatccactattatcaaaataagcggttacaagtaaaggaatcctaataccttataccaacctacaattgaactcttactccaatacccaattggacttgttctgtagtgacaatctctctttttcaatgaacggctcccagtacgtgacaaACCAATAgatgtgcggatcccagtacgctacttaatcaccaacttgagaaagacgTTGGCTGcgaagttcttcagttcatcacacgatgaagattaagaagctccttggtcataaaaccctaaggtgtacaaacacagcagcttcttcaagagaaagatgaattagggcaaattctgtctctggtcacaatttgcatgaacaaaactttgcttcacactcgtgcaacttgtgtaacctttgatgaccattaaaataatccttatatatatttagggttgtaagaaaagaaggcctaaacacatactcacggattggatgaaaaacagctctgaaaaactaagtttcataaacctcaatagatagccatctatcgagctggCTGTCGAGCTATGGGCTGAAACagcttttaaaccttgatagatgctagctatcgagctatctgtcgagctctaaaatctagcactttttcacttgattcttggacagatttccatggctttaacacttgaacttgagaccttgttccttgaagtattaaacacatcctagatctacccaattacaagtaaagtgcgttttgtcaaagaattcgtcaattacataaaatattgacatatgttcctaacatcaaatcacatatgtcctaacaataacTTTCTCCATCTCTTCACACTACAAACCACTTATTATAGTCCTAGATGAATCTTCAGGCTCCTTAACTGTTATTTGCTACGAAACATTATCTGGGTGGAGAAATTCCATTTCAGCTGATTGGTGCCTGATATCAGCTACCATATATTGTCTGGCCATTGTCTAGCTTCCCACTAGCTCCCCCACTTTTCCCTCGATGGGATACTTCACATTCATGTGTAAGGTTGAGGAGACAACTCCCACaatgtgaagccaaggtcttgCTAAAATTACCATGTAAGGTGAGTAAGCATCGACTACAATGAACTCGACTTTGAACACCTCATCACCCGTTTGCACAAGCAGCTTAATCATCCCCTTAGGGGTCATGGTTCTTCCATTGAATCCTACCAATGGCAAATCATAGCTGCTTAAGTCCTCGGGTTTCAAGTTTAACCCCTTATACAAGTTTGGGTACATGATCTCAGTTCCACTTCCTTAGTCCACTAACACCCTTTTTCACGTCATACCTCCCAATACGAAGGGTAACTACTAGAGTATCATCATGGGGTTGAAAGGTTCCCACTTTATCTTCATCCGAGAAGCCGAAGGTTGGCTGTGCTTCTACCTTGACCCTTTTGGACTCTCGGACTTGCTCCACGAGTTCCGGCCTTGATGCTATGGACATGATTCTGGAGGAGGGGCTTGCCTCTTTGCTTAATGTGACAAGGATAACATGGATGGTTCCCAATGATGGGCACGGAATAGCCTATCGCTGGTACCCCTGCCTAGACTAACTTCCTTGCCTGAGAGACTGGTGCATAAACTACTTCAACTTCCCTACCTTAACTAATTGCTCTAAATGGTCACGCGGAGTTCTACAGTCCTTGGTTGTAAGCCCCCAATCTTGATAATACTGGTAGTAGAGACTCTAATTATGCATAGTGGGGTCTCCTTCCATTTTGTTTGGCCCCTTGAAATAAggctcatttttttattttttcaaggaTCCGACATACGGGCTCTTTAAACACCAAGCTGACAACTTAGGCATTGGCATGTGGAGGTTGGCTGACAAAGTCTCTCCTTGATCGGTTAGGGCCATACCTATTAGGCTGAGGATCCCTTCTTTCAGGGGTGAAAACCTTGGCCATTCATTTACCCTGCATTTGATCCTCTTCGACCCGTTTGTGCTCAACAATACAGTCCATCAGCTGGTGCAAACTTCGAGTAGGCTTCATGGTTAGGGATTTCCTCAAGTCATAATTCATAGGGAACCCCACTTTGAAGGTCTTGACAGCCATATCCTCAAAATCTccatcaatttcattaaaaagttCCCAATAACAGTCAGAATAAGTCATTAGTGTCTCCCCCTCTCTCACTGTCATAGACAGCAAAGAGTCTAGGGGCCTAGTTACCCTACTGCAAGTCAGAAACCTGGCTCCAAAGGCTTTAGTCAGCCCTTCATAAGAACTTATTGAGCCTTCCTCTAAcccatcaaaccacctcatgGCAACATGCCAGAGGCTAGAGGCAAACACTTTGTACATGAGAGCCTCATTCTTGGAGTGGATGGCCATTCCTTGGTTAAaatgactcacatgctctatgGGGTTGGTCCTTCCATTGTAGATGGTGAACGTCGGTTGGGCAAAGCGGTGTGGGAGTTTAACCCTTTTAATTCGGTGCGTAAAAGATGACCTAGAGATTTGGCGCAAGGCTCTACTTATAGCATCATTCCCCATATTCTCAGGGGGTGAGCTCTTGTTTCTTCTCCTCTGATGTCTCTCCCCACCATCTAGGTAGGAGGACATCAAGAAATACTCACTAGGGGGAGTCCTTGACCTTTGCCTATAGCTGCAGTCCTCTTCAGCCTTGGTTTGATAGGGGTGTTCTGTCCCCCCTAACATGCACTCTACGCTGAAGCCTCTTACATAGATGGTTAATTTCCAACCTGAGATTTTGCATCTCCAAGTTATGCAAAACATGACTTCTTGGCCTCGATTGACTTTTACTAGTATAATCTGTGTAAACAGTCTCGACCCTAACACTGGGCATTCGATTGGCCTTGCGGTCTCTTCTTCTCTCCAGGTTGACAAATTGGTCAACTCATTaagaatccacagactcctctCTATCTTGCCTAGAGTTTTCCATTCTTTCTTCTTACCATTGTCAAGAGCTCAAAGTAAAAATATTACAGATGACAATTCCCACACATGGTGCCAATTGTAAGAGCACAAAAACAGccccaagcccacttagaataATGGTGATAGGTATTAATGGCCCAACACAATTAATTTATGAGAGAATGGGTTTGCTAGGTCAACTATAATGCTCTGTATGATCCAAATATAAAGTTAATGTAATTGAGACTCTTAATATGatagagagaaacagagaacgGGTATAAAATTCTTCCTTAGGCTTGTCCGAGGAGGTAACGTTCACATATTTTTTGCTCAAGTCTAGGTACAAGTTGATactcttttttctctaattCCAGTTTTATATTCCAACCCCTTTCCTGGAGGGATTCCTTTCCTTTATATAGTCCCTCCTAATGCATTTGAGCCTTCCACTTCTACGTCTCTGGGTAGCAATTGAGATGCTTGTCCCATTAGGACCCTGCTAAAGGTGGTAAAGAGTGTTTTGAGCTATGGAACTACTGTTCAGgtgtcttttcctcattaatgagGCTAGCTAAGTTGGTGCAGTGCAttgaatgtggaggtgatggCTACCTTCCCCATatatttcctttcttctttacATGCACATCTCTAATGTCTTCCATGGTGCCCTGCCTTTTGGTGCAAGTGGCCAACTGAGGCATTCTTGAGGTGTATTCATTCCTCAGGCTCCTTGAATGATGTGTCTATTCATTTTACATCCTTAGACCTTAGTCCACATGTCAGGTCGGATTAGTGTGGTCTCTATGTCTTCCCTCTTCAGACTTTAGTCCATGTTTCAAGTCCAGATTGATGCATGAATGGGCCTTTGCCCATCCTCGAACTGGGCCCATGGGCTATGTTGTGTTCAGATCCTTCCCTCCCACaacaccaattaatttttggtgtacAAAGCATTTAAACCATAAATATCTTATTCGGCGACAAAAAACTCTATCACTTaaactaactgaaacccacttATTAAATGGAATTAGTAGATCATAAAATAATGGAATGGAATATATAATATGATGTATTTTCTCAAATGTATTTAAGAGTTCATAAAAgagtaaaggaaaataaaagacataattTTACTATGATACAAGTTACCTTTTGCTTGTATTTTGTcataataaagataaaattaacTTTATTTCATCGAGGAACGGATGTCTTTCACACATTTGAGAAAAATGCTTTGGAGAAAATGAAATGGGAGTGAACATCCCATCTAACcattatataactatatatataaatatatatatatatatatatatatattttttgagaatcagcTAACCATTATATTTATTTCCATTAAACTCCTAAAGTGGGaatgaatgaatattttttgaaaattccttTTAATCTTCCCATTACATTCGTTTCTCCATCCCAAATAAGTTGttgaaaaaacttttcttttcccaCAAGATGGGGATTGGGTCAATTTCAAATAGattccatttattttcaattttgtgttaTTGATCCCTAGGCTATTAGAAATGTAAAAATTGATCATTCCATTTATTTGCCAATTATGAGTAAATGGAAAGTGATCACATTCAATGCATGGACcactatattattttttttaaatcatttattacaaaaataattttataatttaatacaaatttcaaatttaaatttaaattaaaagaaaaaaaaaaacacaacctatttggttaaaaataaaatgaataaaaattaatggAATGTAGTTTTGAATCCTATTagaatcaaatattttaatttctaaaaggGGTAATTACACTTCCCTCAATTGAGGTATGGGGAAATGACACTCCACCCCAAACTTGAAGGGAGAAAACACTTTCCCCTCCTTGACATTAggggtgtaaaaaaaaaactagtaaaccaaaaaaatcagcCGAAACTAACACAGTCCAATTTTTCGGTTTGGTTTCAATATGGTTTAGTTTCGATTTGAATTTCTTGAAAACAGTTTCGGTATCCCACACAAAAACACTAACCCGACCAAAACCAAACcgaaatatattaaatattaatatatacaaGATATATAATGAAAGTTCCTACTAGCATAGTGGCAAAGACACATGTCTTTAACTCAGGTTTGACCGATGGtaaattgcatttttattttttttctccttattaacacaaaactacgtcgttttgggtttgttttataACCCTACTAACCCTATgttttatctcttctctctcacttcAAGCTACAGTCATTCTCCCCAcaaccttcttcttctccattttgcCGTTCTCCCCacaactttcttcttctccatttctGTTAGTCTCTCAAATACAAAGTTCAAGAATCTCAAAAACATTTAACCCtaaaaccacacacacacacacaatcttcttgattttgagtatatgtttcttgtgtttgcttggtgcttggtgtttgggtgctgagaaaatgtgggaaagcaaagggaaataggtttttttttttcttattttggtaTGTTCTTTGAATATATACATGATTTtgagcatatttttttttttgtttgcttggtTTTTGGGTAATGAGTTGCTACCATTTGTTATAGATGGTAGCTTAgtcttagtttttgttttatgttttttcctGTATTGCTATGTATTTTATGTTGAAAACATAGTTTGTGTTGGTCTTGCTTTTCTTGTTAGTTGTTATATTGTCTTTGTCTTTCAATAATATCTccatttgatgaaaaaaaatcttttttttttttttattgcttttgtttctCACATCCTAAACACCAAAACCCAACTGAACGGAACCGAAACCGAATGCAATCGTTTAATTTGGTGTCCCTTCCTTAAAGGGAAATTTTGGTGCTCATTATTTTAAAACTGAAATTCTTAATTTGGTGCAAAAACTGCCTTCAACACTAACCGACCTGAACCGATTACACCCTTGCTTGACATCCAATTgaccaaattttattaaattaatattaaaaatgttgtgtacTAACTATTAACCTGTACTTTGCTTAAGGGCaagtttccaaaattattttatttcataattaaaattcattattttaattttttaattaaattgtattttaaaatattaactctaaatttttcttattatttttttcctttttcaacgGGTTATGGAGAGATTTGttgttgcaacttgcaaatgTTTTGATGCTTGATAAATGTTGTATTTTAAATCAAagtttattagttatttttttttattcacagtGGCTAAACATTTGTAAAGAGATTCTTATAAAGGTTTAGAATATTTCATTACTAAAATAAACGAGGGGGAGGGGTGTTAATTTCTTCAAACTCAGGCAAGGGGAGTGTTATTTCTCTTCAAGTTTGGGGTGAAATGTCATTCCCCCAAATCTCAAGGGAGGGGAGTGTAATTACCCATTCCTAAAATACTACACTTAAATCTTATAGAAGTTTGCTGAATCTggggaaaaaattacaagaactACAACAAAGTATAGAACATAAACAGTTACTTATCAAACCCGTCGTAGACAAAACTAcacaaaatctataaaatttcctctctttcattttcttccaaTTTCACAGCCACCATATAGAGGGTTAAGCAAAAACATAGTTTTCACAATTTTCGACAAATATTTCCATCAAATTCTAATACAAAACTTGCACAAAAatccctttcttttatttttatttttatttccacaaaataaaaataaaaataaaaaatcaaccgCCAATAACTTAAATTCTTCAACCAAATATCACTCAAATCTCCTCAACAATACCTCTATTGGCAATACCACAAAATCCAATACCTCCATAACAAAAATcccaataaaattttcaaaactttttgaaaacatttCGTCAATTATCTATCAAAATTGCTCATTG of Quercus lobata isolate SW786 chromosome 8, ValleyOak3.0 Primary Assembly, whole genome shotgun sequence contains these proteins:
- the LOC115956656 gene encoding uncharacterized protein LOC115956656; protein product: MGNDAISRALRQISRSSFTHRIKRVKLPHRFAQPTFTIYNGRTNPIEHVSHFNQGMAIHSKNEALMYKVFASSLWHVAMRWFDGLEEGSISSYEGLTKAFGARFLTCSRVTRPLDSLLSMTVREGETLMTYSDCYWELFNEIDGDFEDMAVKTFKVGFPMNYDLRKSLTMKPTRSLHQLMDCIVEHKRVEEDQMQGK